From Cannabis sativa cultivar Pink pepper isolate KNU-18-1 chromosome 8, ASM2916894v1, whole genome shotgun sequence, a single genomic window includes:
- the LOC133030529 gene encoding uncharacterized protein LOC133030529, whose protein sequence is MMNQDLVRLDRFDGTNFTRWQDKVRFLLTTLKIAYILESTLEPLPAPTDKDTDEVKAQRKKREDDNLLCRGHILNSLSDRLYDLYTDTKDAKEIWDHLENKFKAEEEGTKKFLISQYFDLKFLDGKSLLPQIHELQVIVNKLKVLKIELPEAFQVGAIVAKLPPSWKNYRKRILHKNEDYSLKEIQKHIRTEEESICRDKLVEGSNDETSKANATSKFPNN, encoded by the coding sequence ATGATGAACCAAGACTTGGTAAGATTGGACCGTTTTGATGGTACTAATTTTACTAGGTGGCAAGACAAGGTGAGGTTCCTCCTAACCACACTCAAGATTGCCTATATTCTTGAGTCCACCTTGGAGCCCTTACCCGCGCCTACCGACAAGGATACCGATGAGGTCAAGGcacaaaggaagaagagagaagatGATAATCTTCTATGTAGAGGACACATCCTCAACTCACTCTCGGATAGGCTTTATGACCTATACACCGACACTAAAGATGCCAAAGAAATTTGGGATCACCTTGAAAATAAATTCAAGGCCGAGGAGGAAGGTAcaaagaaatttttaatttctcaatattttgatttaaaatttcttgATGGTAAATCTCTTTTACCTCAAATTCATGAGTTGCAAGTTATTGTTAATAAATTGAAAGTGCTCAAAATTGAACTTCCCGAGGCATTCCAAGTTGGTGCAATAGTGGCAAAATTGCCACCATCTTGGAAGAATTATAGGAAGAGAATCCTTCATAAAAATGAGGATTACTCTTTGAAAGAAATCCAAAAACATATTCGAACAGAGGAGGAATCGATATGTAGGGATAAGCTTGTGGAGGGGTCTAATGATGAGACTTCCAAAGCAAATGCTACTTCCAAATTTCCTAATAATTAA
- the LOC115700068 gene encoding ACT domain-containing protein ACR4, translating to MEVNMSFSHDMDDEYEKLIRRMNPPRVVIDNDSCKNATVIRVDSANEHGILLEVVQVLTDLNLIITKAYISSDGCWFMDVFNVTDQDGNKVTNEGVLDYIQKSLGPESCFISSMRSVGVTPSMDHTAIELTGSDRPGLLSEVSAVLTHLKCNVVGAEVWTHNTRAAAVMHVTDEETGSPISDPERLSRIKALLCNVLKGSNKSRGAKTVVSHGVTHTDRRLHQMMFADRDYERSDNNEYSDEKQRPNVSVVNWCDKDYSVVTIRSKDRPKLLFDTVCTLTDMKYVVYHANIDAEGQECYQEYYIRHVDGSPVKSDAERQRVIHCLEAAIERRVSEGLKLELCTTDRVGLLSDVTRIFRENSLTVTRAEVTTKGGKAMNTFYVGDASGYPVDSKTIDSIRQVIGQTILKVKGNPEELKSGSQESPTRFLFGGLFKSRSFVNFGLVRSYS from the exons ATGG AGGTCAACATGAGCTTCTCGCATGATATGGATGATGAGTATGAGAAACTCATAAGAAGGATGAATCCACCCAG GGTTGTAATTGATAATGATTCTTGCAAGAATGCTACGGTAATTAGg GTCGATAGTGCAAATGAACATGGAATACTTCTGGAAGTTGTTCAAGTACTTACAGACCTTAATCTTATCATAACAAAAGCATACATATCTTCTGATGGATGTTGGTTCATGGATG TTTTTAATGTCACTGACCAAGATGGAAACAAGGTTACTAATGAAGGGGTTTTGGACTACATACAAAAG TCACTTGGGCCGGAATCTTGCTTTATATCTTCTATGAGATCAGTTGGTGTAACACCATCTATGGATCACACTGCAATTGAACTTACTGGAAGTGATAGGCCAGGGCTTCTTTCAGAAGTAAGCGCAGTTCTTACTCATCTCAAGTGCAATGTAGTGGGTGCTGAAGTCTGGACACACAACACAAGGGCTGCAGCTGTTATGCATGTCACCGATGAGGAGACGGGTTCTCCTATTAGTGACCCAGAGAGACTCTCTAGGATTAAGGCACTACTATGCAATGTACTCAAAGGAAGCAACAAGTCCAGGGGAGCTAAGACTGTGGTCTCACATGGAGTCACCCACACTGATAGAAGGCTTCACCAGATGATGTTTGCTGACAGGGATTACGAACGATCAGATAACAATGAATACTCGGATGAAAAGCAAAGGCCTAATGTCAGTGTTGTGAATTGGTGTGACAAAGATTATTCAGTTGTTACAATTCGGAGCAAAGATAGACCCAAACTTCTATTCGATACAGTTTGCACTTTGACAGATATGAAGTATGTAGTTTATCATGCAAATATTGATGCGGAGGGACAAGAATGCTATCAG GAATACTACATTAGGCACGTGGATGGTTCACCTGTGAAATCAGATGCAGAGAGACAAAGAGTCATACATTGCCTTGAAGCAGCCATTGAGAGAAGAGTATCAGAG GGTTTGAAGCTAGAACTTTGTACAACTGACAGAGTTGGGCTATTGTCCGATGTTACTCGCATCTTTCGCGAAAATAGCCTCACCGTTACACGAGCGGAAGTTACAACCAAAGGAGGCAAAGCCATGAACACGTTCTATGTTGGTGATGCATCAGGGTATCCTGTTGATTCCAAAACCATAGATTCTATTCGGCAGGTAATTGGACAAACTATACTAAAAGTGAAAGGCAACCCTGAAGAATTAAAGTCTGGTTCTCAAGAATCTCCCACCAGGTTCCTCTTTGGGGGTCTGTTCAAGTCTAGATCTTTTGTTAACTTCGGTTTAGTTAGGTCCTATTCTTga